A genomic window from Helicobacter pylori includes:
- the hopF gene encoding Hop family outer membrane protein HopF: MKNYPFKKMITLSLLAGMHLCNAEEDGAFFVIDYQTSLARQELKNPGFTQAQELKQLIRDGAVRLQTSAIPLSYYLDILGNKTKTLLSEGANNNAQPSQPNGQSAPNPALVNLEESLGILGKLLDLSQQYASEGVIKPLVVDVGKEQIGITDSMLLVAQNIVLALGQVNVTQQKNNERLYENIMKVMLLGAGGTNGAYNGVSVGDIATGMQNFSSQTGLIGANSTVGELNALIKSGISLDRETLNLGSFIEKNICSSASSCFSKNQLIYKQGLDRTINIINASLNQFEYSASSLYKISYIPNLFSLKDYQSASMNGFGAKMGYKQFFTHKKNIGLRYYGFLDYGYANFGDTNLKVGANLVTYGVGTDFLYNVFERSRRRERTTIGLFFGAQIAGQTWSTNVTNLLSGQRPDVKSSSFQFLFDLGVRTNFAKTNFNKHRLDQGIEFGVKIPVIAHKYFATQGSSASYMRNFSFYVGYSVGF, encoded by the coding sequence TTGAAAAATTACCCCTTTAAGAAAATGATCACCCTTTCTTTACTAGCGGGCATGCATTTGTGCAACGCTGAAGAAGATGGGGCGTTTTTTGTCATTGATTACCAAACGAGTTTGGCCAGACAGGAATTGAAAAATCCAGGCTTTACCCAAGCGCAAGAATTGAAGCAATTAATAAGAGATGGGGCTGTGAGGTTGCAAACCTCTGCTATTCCCTTGTCCTATTATTTGGATATTTTAGGGAATAAAACAAAAACTCTTCTAAGTGAAGGCGCAAACAACAATGCACAACCATCGCAACCAAACGGACAAAGCGCACCAAACCCAGCCTTAGTCAATTTAGAGGAATCTCTAGGGATTTTGGGAAAATTATTGGATCTATCCCAACAATACGCTTCAGAAGGTGTCATTAAGCCTTTGGTGGTGGATGTGGGGAAAGAACAAATCGGCATTACTGATAGCATGCTCTTAGTGGCTCAAAACATCGTTTTAGCTTTAGGGCAAGTGAATGTAACCCAACAAAAAAATAACGAACGGCTATACGAAAATATCATGAAAGTCATGCTTTTAGGGGCAGGCGGGACCAATGGAGCGTATAACGGCGTGAGCGTGGGCGATATTGCCACTGGCATGCAAAATTTTTCTTCGCAAACGGGCTTGATAGGGGCTAATTCTACGGTTGGCGAGCTTAACGCTTTGATTAAGAGCGGGATTTCTCTAGACAGAGAGACTTTAAACTTAGGGAGTTTTATTGAGAAAAATATCTGTAGCAGTGCATCGTCTTGTTTCAGTAAAAATCAGCTCATCTATAAGCAAGGGTTAGACAGAACCATAAACATCATCAATGCGAGCTTGAATCAGTTTGAGTATTCGGCTAGCTCTCTTTATAAGATTTCTTATATCCCTAATCTCTTTTCGCTCAAAGATTACCAGTCAGCGAGCATGAATGGCTTTGGGGCCAAGATGGGCTATAAACAATTTTTCACCCATAAGAAAAATATTGGCTTAAGGTATTATGGGTTTTTGGATTATGGCTATGCGAATTTTGGCGATACGAATTTAAAAGTGGGGGCAAATCTTGTTACTTATGGGGTAGGGACGGATTTTTTATACAATGTGTTTGAACGCTCTAGAAGGAGGGAAAGGACTACAATAGGCCTTTTCTTTGGGGCTCAAATTGCAGGGCAAACTTGGAGCACGAATGTAACGAACTTATTGAGCGGGCAAAGACCTGATGTCAAGTCTAGCTCGTTCCAATTCTTGTTTGATTTGGGCGTACGCACTAACTTTGCAAAAACCAATTTCAATAAACACAGGCTAGACCAAGGGATAGAATTTGGGGTGAAAATCCCTGTTATCGCTCATAAGTATTTTGCAACTCAAGGCTCAAGCGCGAGCTATATGCGGAATTTTAGCTTCTATGTGGGCTATTCAGTCGGTTTTTAA
- a CDS encoding ABC transporter permease: MSVSSLFKMRILSFKENKRAVFSLYLFIALLALSLLAPLWVNERPLFIYKDNKAYFPMFKNYAEVEFGGDFFTPTDYNDPYVQNTLLKDAFIIHALIPYSYDTIIMDLDSPAPTPPSFKHLLGTDDQARDVLARLVYGYRVSLVFGILLTLFSVLIGVSLGAFQGYYGGLVDLLGQRLSEIWSAIPMLFLLIVISSAFNSNFWIILFLVLLFSWMGLSQVVRTEFLKARNMDYTKAARALGVNDLKIIFYHVLPNALVATITYVPFLMAASISTLVSLDFLGFGMPIGSASLGELVNQGKDNLTTPHLAIVAFVAISLLLSVLVFIGEGVRDAFNANMLK, translated from the coding sequence TTGAGCGTGAGCAGTTTGTTTAAAATGCGTATTCTTAGTTTTAAAGAGAATAAGCGGGCGGTCTTTTCGCTCTATCTTTTTATTGCTTTGTTAGCGCTTTCTCTTTTAGCCCCCTTGTGGGTGAATGAACGCCCCTTATTTATCTATAAGGATAATAAGGCGTATTTCCCCATGTTTAAAAACTATGCGGAAGTGGAGTTTGGAGGCGATTTTTTCACCCCTACGGATTATAACGATCCTTATGTGCAAAACACGCTTTTAAAAGACGCTTTCATTATCCATGCACTCATTCCTTATAGCTACGATACGATCATTATGGATTTAGACTCGCCCGCTCCCACCCCCCCAAGCTTCAAACACCTTCTAGGCACAGACGATCAGGCTAGAGATGTGTTAGCCAGATTGGTTTATGGCTATCGTGTTTCTTTAGTGTTTGGGATTTTACTCACGCTTTTTAGCGTTCTTATTGGCGTGAGTTTGGGAGCGTTTCAAGGGTATTATGGAGGGTTAGTGGATTTATTAGGGCAAAGGTTGAGCGAGATTTGGAGCGCAATTCCCATGCTTTTTTTACTTATTGTGATTTCTAGCGCGTTCAATTCTAATTTTTGGATCATTTTATTTTTAGTCTTGCTCTTTAGCTGGATGGGGCTTTCTCAAGTCGTGCGCACGGAATTTTTAAAAGCAAGGAATATGGACTACACTAAAGCCGCTAGAGCGCTTGGGGTGAATGATTTAAAAATCATTTTTTACCATGTCTTACCCAACGCTTTAGTGGCGACGATCACTTATGTGCCGTTTTTAATGGCGGCTAGCATTTCCACTTTAGTGTCTTTAGATTTCTTGGGTTTTGGCATGCCTATAGGGAGCGCGAGCTTGGGCGAATTGGTCAATCAAGGCAAGGATAACCTCACCACGCCTCATTTAGCCATCGTTGCGTTTGTGGCGATTAGCTTGTTGCTTTCTGTTTTGGTGTTCATTGGCGAAGGGGTGCGCGATGCTTTCAACGCTAACATGCTCAAATAA
- the nikE gene encoding nickel ABC transporter ATP-binding protein NikE produces MLEIKNLSCALNAHFSLQNINISLNSSERVAIVGESGSGKSSIANIIMRLNPRFKPYNGEVLFEKTNLLQESEAFMQDLRGNMIAYIAQDPLSSLNPLHKIGKQMSEAYFLHHKNASKTLLKEQVLNAMKQVQLDEKHLDRYPYELSGGQRQRVCIAMGIINAPKLLICDEPTTALDAQIQNQILDLLKQLSVEKNIALLFISHDLKAVKRLADRVYVLKKGEIVETNLTKELFNNPKHEYSKLLIQASHLPAKNLKALDETLLEVRDFSVYYLQKRFFRPSLKKPLIASVEFSLKAKENIGIIGESGSGKSSLVLGLLKLALNSGEEKILGESVGSLNSKAFKPYRKILQMVFQDPYASLNPRLSIQSILTEALHFAYPKASKEEWHHLAELCLEEVRLDSKLLNFYAYELSGGERQRVAIARAIALKPRIILLDEPTSALDKSIQKSVLELLLNLQEKQDLSYLFISHDLDVIKAFCDKVLVISEGKVVETGAIKEVFESPKHDYTKRLLESRL; encoded by the coding sequence ATGCTAGAAATCAAGAATTTAAGTTGCGCTTTAAACGCCCATTTTTCGCTCCAAAACATCAATATTTCGTTAAATTCTAGCGAAAGGGTAGCGATCGTGGGCGAGAGCGGGAGCGGTAAAAGCTCTATCGCTAACATTATCATGCGATTAAACCCCAGGTTTAAGCCTTATAATGGCGAAGTGTTGTTTGAAAAAACCAACCTTTTACAAGAAAGCGAAGCGTTTATGCAAGATTTAAGGGGCAATATGATCGCTTACATCGCTCAAGACCCCCTATCCAGCCTAAACCCTTTGCATAAAATCGGCAAGCAAATGAGCGAAGCCTATTTTTTGCACCACAAAAACGCTTCTAAAACGCTCCTTAAAGAACAAGTTTTAAACGCCATGAAACAAGTCCAGCTAGATGAAAAGCATTTGGATCGTTACCCTTATGAATTGAGCGGAGGGCAGCGCCAAAGGGTGTGTATCGCTATGGGCATTATTAATGCACCCAAACTGCTCATTTGCGATGAACCTACCACCGCCCTAGATGCGCAAATCCAAAACCAGATTTTAGACTTGCTCAAACAATTGAGCGTGGAGAAAAACATCGCCCTTTTATTTATTAGCCATGATTTAAAGGCGGTCAAGCGCTTAGCCGATAGGGTTTATGTGTTAAAAAAAGGCGAAATAGTAGAAACCAATCTGACTAAAGAGCTTTTCAATAATCCCAAACACGAATATTCAAAACTCTTGATTCAAGCTTCTCATTTACCCGCCAAAAATTTAAAAGCGCTAGATGAGACGCTTTTAGAGGTGAGGGATTTTAGCGTTTATTACTTGCAAAAACGCTTTTTTAGGCCTTCTTTAAAAAAGCCCCTTATCGCATCAGTGGAATTTTCTCTCAAAGCCAAAGAAAATATTGGCATTATTGGCGAAAGCGGGAGCGGGAAAAGCTCTCTAGTGTTAGGGCTTTTAAAGCTCGCTTTAAATAGTGGGGAAGAAAAGATTTTAGGCGAAAGCGTGGGGTCTTTAAACTCTAAGGCGTTCAAACCCTACCGCAAGATCTTGCAAATGGTGTTTCAAGACCCTTACGCTTCATTAAACCCTCGCCTAAGCATTCAAAGTATTTTAACTGAGGCTTTGCACTTCGCTTACCCTAAAGCTTCCAAAGAAGAATGGCACCATTTAGCTGAACTTTGTTTAGAAGAAGTGCGCTTGGATTCTAAACTGCTCAATTTTTACGCTTATGAATTGAGTGGTGGGGAGCGCCAAAGAGTAGCGATCGCTAGAGCGATTGCATTAAAACCTAGAATCATTCTTTTAGATGAACCTACCTCTGCTTTAGATAAGAGCATTCAAAAAAGCGTGCTGGAATTATTGTTGAATTTGCAAGAAAAACAAGACTTGAGCTATTTGTTTATTAGCCATGATTTGGATGTGATCAAAGCGTTTTGCGATAAGGTGTTAGTGATAAGTGAAGGAAAGGTCGTAGAAACGGGTGCTATTAAAGAAGTGTTTGAAAGCCCCAAACATGATTATACCAAGCGTTTGTTAGAATCTAGGCTTTAA
- the hopG gene encoding Hop family outer membrane protein HopG, translating to MKDTNTKEIKNTRMKQGHSKYQMLKKGLLKTALLFSFPLSMALAEDDGFYMGIGYQIGGAQQNINNKGSTLRNNVIDDFRQVGVGMAGSNGLLTLATNTTMDALLGIGNQIVNTNKTIDNNNAELTQFKKILPQIEQRFEVDKNAYSAQALQVYLSNVLYNLVNNSNNGSNNGVVPGYVGIIKVLHGSQSEFSLLATESVALLNALTRVNLDSNSVFLKGLLAQMQLFNNTSSAKLGQIAEGLNNSGGAGAMLQKDVKTIADRIATYQENLKQLGGMLNNYDEPYLPQFGPGKSSQHGVINGFGVQMGYKQFFGSKRNIGLRYYAFFDYGFTQLGSLSSAVKANIFTYGAGTDFLWNIFRRVFSDQSLNVGVFGGIQIAGNTWDSSLKSQIEDSFQKSPTPTNFQFLFNLGLRAHFASTMHRRFLSASQSIQHGMEFGVKIPAINQRYLRANGADVDYRRLYAFYINYTIGF from the coding sequence ATGAAAGATACCAATACAAAAGAGATAAAGAATACAAGAATGAAACAAGGTCATAGCAAATACCAAATGCTCAAAAAGGGGCTTTTAAAAACCGCTCTGCTTTTTAGCTTTCCTTTAAGCATGGCGTTAGCTGAAGACGATGGCTTTTATATGGGGATAGGCTATCAAATCGGCGGTGCGCAACAAAATATCAATAACAAAGGTAGCACTCTAAGGAATAATGTCATTGATGATTTCCGCCAAGTGGGCGTAGGCATGGCAGGGAGTAATGGGCTTTTAACCTTAGCGACAAACACGACCATGGACGCTCTTTTAGGGATAGGCAATCAAATTGTTAATACCAATAAAACTATTGATAACAACAACGCAGAATTAACCCAATTTAAAAAAATACTCCCCCAAATTGAGCAACGCTTTGAAGTGGATAAAAACGCTTATAGCGCTCAAGCCTTGCAAGTGTATTTGAGTAATGTGTTGTATAACTTGGTTAATAATAGCAATAATGGCAGTAATAATGGAGTCGTTCCTGGATATGTAGGAATTATAAAAGTTCTCCATGGCTCTCAAAGTGAATTCAGCCTTTTAGCCACGGAAAGCGTGGCGCTTTTAAACGCGCTCACAAGGGTGAATTTGGATAGCAATTCGGTGTTTTTAAAAGGGCTTTTAGCCCAAATGCAGCTTTTTAATAACACTTCTTCAGCAAAACTAGGTCAGATCGCAGAAGGCTTGAATAACAGCGGTGGTGCAGGAGCCATGCTTCAAAAGGATGTGAAAACCATTGCGGATCGAATCGCTACCTACCAAGAGAATTTAAAACAACTAGGAGGAATGCTAAACAATTACGATGAACCTTACTTGCCCCAATTTGGGCCAGGCAAAAGCTCTCAGCATGGGGTTATTAATGGCTTTGGCGTTCAAATGGGCTATAAGCAATTTTTTGGGAGCAAGCGGAATATAGGCTTGCGATACTACGCTTTCTTTGATTACGGCTTTACGCAATTAGGCAGTCTTAGTAGCGCTGTTAAGGCGAATATTTTTACTTATGGTGCTGGCACAGACTTTTTGTGGAATATCTTTAGGAGGGTTTTTAGCGATCAATCCTTGAATGTGGGGGTGTTTGGGGGCATTCAAATAGCGGGTAACACTTGGGATAGCTCTTTAAAAAGTCAAATTGAAGACTCGTTTCAAAAAAGCCCCACTCCCACGAATTTCCAATTTTTGTTTAATTTGGGTTTAAGGGCTCATTTTGCTAGCACCATGCACCGCCGGTTTTTGAGCGCGTCTCAAAGCATTCAGCATGGAATGGAGTTTGGCGTGAAGATTCCAGCGATCAATCAAAGGTATTTGAGGGCGAATGGGGCTGATGTGGATTATAGGCGTTTGTATGCGTTCTATATCAATTACACG